The genomic window GTCGCCAAAGTCAATGCTCTTTTACTTGAAGAAATTGTAAAAGGAAGGGCAAATGAGCTGAATGATCACTTCATAAATAAATTGACAGCGGAATAGTATGGATCTGTATCTTTTGGAAAAAGGATTTCTTCGTCTTCATGACAAAGAGCTTAGCATTGAAGAGGACTTGGAGTTTAATCCACTAATGATTCCTGAAAATCCTCTGCCGGATACAAGCTTTAATGGAACTCATAAGCTTTGCGTAAAACACTATATTGACGGCAGCAAGGAAGCTTTTTTAAAAATTGATAATAAACTTGATGGGGAGTGGAAGCTTTATTACCCGGATGGAGCTCTTAAAATGGTTTCTTATTACTTGCTTGGGGATTTGCATGGGCCTTCTAAGTTCTTCAGCGAAAAAGGACAGCTTTTGACAGAGAGCTGGTTTTTATTTGGAAAGCAAGAAGGTAAAACGAGATGGTTTTACGAAAACGGACAAAAAAATAGCCTTCAGAAATTTCTACACGGTGCTTGGCATGGGGTTCAGAAGTTTTGGTACCCGAATGGGGAAGTCAAGACCATCATGAATTACAAAAACGGGGTATTGGAAGGGGAGGTTCTTCTTTTTACAGAAAACGGTTCTATAAAAAGAAAGCTGGAATTTAAGGACGGGAAATCCGTTTCTTAAATCAGGGGCTTTGTTACTCGCTCTCTTTTTTATATTTATTCAGCTTATTTCGAAGAGTTCTAACACTAATGTCCAAAACTTCAGCTGTTTTTTTGCGGTTTTGCTTATTCTGATCTAATGTTTCTATGATGAGCAGTTTTTCAAGCTCGCCAAGGGTCATTCCGACAGGCAGGTTTTGGCCTTCCTTTATTCGTTCTAAAGAGGGTGTTTCCTGACTTGCTAAAACAGGATCAAGAAGAAGAGCATCCGAATCAATGACAGCGTCCGGGTACATGACAACAGCCCTTTCTATAATATTGGCGAGTTCTCGAACATTTCCGGGCCACCGATAGCTTTGAAGCTTTGCTTTAGCCCTGTCTGAAAAGGTTTTCTTCTTTAAATGGCTCTCGGCGCAAAATTTCTCTACAAAATATTCTGACAGGGGAAGAATGTCTTCTTTTCTATCTCGAAGCGGAGGCAATTGAATGGGGATGACATTTAATCTATAGTAAAGATCTTCTCTTATTTGTTTTGAAGCAATAGCCTGTCTTATATTCCTGTTAGAAGTTGAGATCACACGGACATCCACTTTAACAGGCTTGACACCGCCAATACGTTCAAATTCCTGTTCTTGCAGAGCCCTCAAAAGTTTTGGTTGCAAAAGCGGCGGAACTTCTGTGATTTCATCAAGAAGCAAAGTTCCATGGTTGGCAAGCTCAAATCTTCCGGTGCGTCTTGCATGGGCGCCTGTGAAAGATCCTTTTTCATGGCCAAAAAACTCAGATTCTATAAGGGATTCCGGGATCGCTGCGCAATTAACCTTTATAAAAGGCTTATCGCTTCTTAAAGAGTGTTGATGGATGGCAGCCGCTACAATTTCTTTCCCCGTTCCCGATTCTCCTGAGATGAAGATGCTTGCATTGCTTTTTGCGACTCTTAAAATATCTTGATAAATCTTTTTCATAATCGGACTCTCAGCGATAAATTTGAAAGGTCCTGAAAAAGGAGATTTAGCAACTTCTTCTCTTAAAAAATGGTTTTCGTCAAGTAGCTGGGAATGTTCTTTAGCTTTTTCAATAACAGCTTCAATGGTATCTGGTGTAAACGGTTTGATTAAGTAGTTAAAAGCGCCAAGCTTCATGGCTTCAACAGCGTTTTCAATACTTCCGTAAGCTGTAACCACAATGACGATCGTTTTTGGATTTAAGGACTTAATCTTTTTTAGCACATCGATACCTGTTAAGTCAGGCATACGCATATCAGTGATTACAAGGTCGTAGCCTTCTTCTTGAAATTTAGCTATCCCTTGTTCCCCGTTTTCAGCGGTTGCGACCTCGTAATGCTTTCGCCTTAGTGTTTCCGCTAAAAAATTTCGAAGCAAAAGCTCATCATCTACAATCAATATTTTTTCGATGGCCATCTTTAATAATTACCTTTTTTTATCTTTAATTTATGACTCACCCCTTTTAAGGGAAGCATTAAGGTAAAGGTTGTTCCCAATCCTTTTTGAGAGATCACATCTATCGTGCCGCCGTGTGCTTGCATCACTTTATGCACTTCTGCAAGACCAAAGCCATGACCTTCTTTCTTAGTAGTAAAGAAGGGAGTAAAAATTTTTTCAATATTTTCTTTGTCAATTCCAATACCGGTATCTTTTATTTCGATATAAACGGCTTCTTTTTTTGTGTTAACTGCTATAGTTAAGTCACCTCCCTCCGGCATAGCTTGTATAGCATTTACTAAAAGGTTTAATAAAGCCCCTTTTAAAAGTTCAGGGTCTGCCAATAGGGTCTTGTTGTCTTCTTTAAACTCAAGGTAAAAGTTAATTTTAGGATGGACTCCTGGGTCTGCCTTTAAAGACTGGGTTATATTTGCAATTAATTCAGTTATAGATATTTGTCTTGGAGAGAGATCGACAGGTCTTGAATAATTCAATACATTTGTAACAAGCCGGTTCAAGGTGTCCGTCCCTTGAACGATATAGTCTGCCAGTTTTTGTTTTTCTATATCTTGCGAAAGATCCCTTTTTAATAAGGAAGCAAATCCTTTAATTCCGCCAAGGGGGTTTCGAATCTCATGAGCGACAAGAGCTGCCATTTCGCCAAGCTCTTTTAAGCGATCATTCCTATTGGCTAAAATCTCAAGGGCACGAATTTCTGTAATGTCTCTTATTAGAATAATGACTCCTTCAAGCCTTCTAAAAGATGCATAAAAATCCCCATTTCTATTCTTTTTCTTATCTTCTGCCACGAAATTAGCTGTCACTTCCAATTCTTTTTTTTGACCCTCTTTATCCTCATAGAGTGTAAAACTTGTGCTTGGAAGATCCTTGCTTGCTAGGGCGAGCCTCATTGAAAATCCAAAGACATCGTCTGAAAAATTTTTCCAAAAGTTATTATAAAGCACTTCTTTTTCGGGAAGATTAAATATTTTTTCTGCAGCGAAATTATAAGTTGTGACATCTCCGTTTAGATCTATAAAGAGAAGTCCCTGCGAAATATTGGAGAGTATATTTTGAAGATAAGAGTTTAAGACATCAAGCTCCGCCACTTTCTTTTTCAAATGGACAGTTGCTTCTTCAAGCTCATAGTGGATGGATGTAAACTCTTCTTTTAGAGAGTTGTAAGCGTTTTCAATCCGCTCTGTTTCCTGGCTGAAGAGCTCAAAAGCCTTGCTTAAATGCTCGAGCCGATCGCCTGATTGGCTAGAAGCGATTTTCTCCGCCATGCGTTTCAGCGGTTCAATATTGGATTCACGCATAAGTTACTACTAGCAATTCAAGCTAAATTTTTGAAGAAGGCTACCTAGTATAATTATATAGTGTTTTTTTTATTTATTATCAAAAGGAGGTTTTTGCATTCTGACGAGAAGCTCTATGATTTTCACTTGATCCTCAATAAGGGATTGTTGGATTAAATGGAGTCTTCTATCAATTTCGGAAAAACTGTATATTTGCTGTAATGCCAAACTTTTGTGAATATTGACATTTCGTAAAAGACTCTCCTTAAAAGATAAGAATATATTCTTAACCACAAGTTTGATGATCCTTATCTCTTTTTCATCCAATTTGAATTGAAATTTGTTGCAGGCTTGATCGACGATTGTTAGAACCAAAGGCTTAAAAGTTGTTATGGTACAAGCCGGAGAGGGTTTGATTTTAGTGGCTTGAAAAGAGGAATTGACAGTTTCCTTTCTTCCGATTTTAGCAAAAGCCCCATAAATTTGCTTGGTATAAGCATCTTCCAACGTGTCTTTATCAATAAAAAATTCACTGTTGGCGTTAGAAAAATCCTCACCTGCATTCGCTCTAATCTTTTCGTAAGAGAATTGGGGCAAAAGCAAATTTAACAAAATTCTAACTACCTTTCTAAAATCGGACTGATCAATGGCGTCTATTGTGATTCTTGATTTTGTTTGGGCATTGATTAAATCGATTTTTAGTTTACCTTCCGTATGGGAAGGGGTAACTAGACCAAAAAAATGATGTCCGGAGTAAGGTTTTGGGAGCGCCCACCCTAATGGAATCAAAGCGATCTTTCTTTTTTGAAAATCGATTGTGATTTTTTCTGTGATTTGTTCAAAAACAGGAGAAAACTCAAAATGCTTAAGGTCAAGGTTATGTGATTTTTTCTCAAGTATTCGTAAAGCTTCAACTTTAGCAAGGGTTTTGAGATAGGGCTTAGAAAGTTTTGCCAATTCGGTGAAAAGATCGTTAAGAATGATATTAATGATACTCAATTTAGGAGAATCGGAAAGATCGGCAAGAAGACGGTTAATAGCAGATGTGACACTCGGACCGCTTAAACTGTTGAAAAAAGCAAGGTGTGAGTAAAAGACGTGAGACCCTTGAATATCTAAGTTTTCCTCTGTAATTCGATGCTCAAGACACGCCACCATAATAAGATTGCTTTGTATCTCATGAATATTAGATAAGCTTTCGGTTTCAGGTTGATGAGTCAAAAGGTAATTATAAAATTCGAATACACGATTTGAAAGGATTTCAATTTTGAAATTATTTTCCCGGTAAGAAAGAGCCAGTTTGTTTA from Criblamydia sequanensis CRIB-18 includes these protein-coding regions:
- a CDS encoding toxin-antitoxin system YwqK family antitoxin, coding for MDLYLLEKGFLRLHDKELSIEEDLEFNPLMIPENPLPDTSFNGTHKLCVKHYIDGSKEAFLKIDNKLDGEWKLYYPDGALKMVSYYLLGDLHGPSKFFSEKGQLLTESWFLFGKQEGKTRWFYENGQKNSLQKFLHGAWHGVQKFWYPNGEVKTIMNYKNGVLEGEVLLFTENGSIKRKLEFKDGKSVS
- a CDS encoding two-component system sensor histidine kinase NtrB, with the translated sequence MRESNIEPLKRMAEKIASSQSGDRLEHLSKAFELFSQETERIENAYNSLKEEFTSIHYELEEATVHLKKKVAELDVLNSYLQNILSNISQGLLFIDLNGDVTTYNFAAEKIFNLPEKEVLYNNFWKNFSDDVFGFSMRLALASKDLPSTSFTLYEDKEGQKKELEVTANFVAEDKKKNRNGDFYASFRRLEGVIILIRDITEIRALEILANRNDRLKELGEMAALVAHEIRNPLGGIKGFASLLKRDLSQDIEKQKLADYIVQGTDTLNRLVTNVLNYSRPVDLSPRQISITELIANITQSLKADPGVHPKINFYLEFKEDNKTLLADPELLKGALLNLLVNAIQAMPEGGDLTIAVNTKKEAVYIEIKDTGIGIDKENIEKIFTPFFTTKKEGHGFGLAEVHKVMQAHGGTIDVISQKGLGTTFTLMLPLKGVSHKLKIKKGNY
- a CDS encoding sigma-54-dependent transcriptional regulator, with protein sequence MAIEKILIVDDELLLRNFLAETLRRKHYEVATAENGEQGIAKFQEEGYDLVITDMRMPDLTGIDVLKKIKSLNPKTIVIVVTAYGSIENAVEAMKLGAFNYLIKPFTPDTIEAVIEKAKEHSQLLDENHFLREEVAKSPFSGPFKFIAESPIMKKIYQDILRVAKSNASIFISGESGTGKEIVAAAIHQHSLRSDKPFIKVNCAAIPESLIESEFFGHEKGSFTGAHARRTGRFELANHGTLLLDEITEVPPLLQPKLLRALQEQEFERIGGVKPVKVDVRVISTSNRNIRQAIASKQIREDLYYRLNVIPIQLPPLRDRKEDILPLSEYFVEKFCAESHLKKKTFSDRAKAKLQSYRWPGNVRELANIIERAVVMYPDAVIDSDALLLDPVLASQETPSLERIKEGQNLPVGMTLGELEKLLIIETLDQNKQNRKKTAEVLDISVRTLRNKLNKYKKESE